ttaagtccatccaaacaggctctaagaagAATAACTAAAGTCTAAACTCTAAAGGACCTTTATTattaccccttttttttttgcgtCCTCCAGTTAATTTTTTGTGCCCCATAAGAACTTGCTAAGAAAAATATTAAATGACTTATTTCATGCTTTCCCCCCCTCCcccttttttatttcttttatttttgtctGGATTTTCAGGGAGATAGAATCAACCTGAACAGGCAATTGCGACATCACAAAGCGACAATTTCCCACATGTCTACTCTGCTACTGCTTGGAAATAAGACCTTAACTAAGGAGTATTTAAGCAAATGTATATACATTGTTGGAATGGGCAACAATGACTACATCAACAACTACTTGATGCCTCAGTATTACTTATCAAGCAAATTGTACAAACCAGAAAAGTATGCTACAATCCTAATTCAGCAATATTATAAACAATTGAAGGTACAAATTAGTCAATTCGTCTTATTTAACTTTTTTATACACTGATTACTACTCTAACATgttccatattttttttttggtcataaAACAGACTTTGTACCGTTACGGAGCAAGAAAAGTTGCTGTGTTCGGAGTAGGTAGCTTAGGTTGTATTCCAGCAGAGCTGGATTTGTATGGGACAAAGGACTCAATATGTGTGGACTCTATAAATAGTGCAGTTAAAAAATTTGCGGACAAGTTCAAACCAATGATCGATGATCTCAACAGTAATTTGCCTGACGCAAATTTCATCTACATAAATATAACAAGTATTGCCATAGGAGATCCTACAGCTATCGGTACGTTAAATATGTCACAACAAATGTAACTTGTCTGTAACGGTAACTAGCATGCACAGACAATGTAAAGAATCTTTATACTACATTACTACAACTTAAATAGTATTTTCTTAAATTTGGTTGCAGGTTTAACAAATCTAGCTGAGCCATGCTGCGAAATTTCGCCCTTCATAGCTAAAGGACAGTGCAAATATAATGGAAGTGCATGCAGTGACAGAGCATCACATTATTTTTGGGATGGTTTTCACCCAACAGAAATTCCCAATTTGGTCTCTGCTCAAAGAGCCTACACTGCTCTTCTACCAACTGATGCCTATCCTTTTGATATTAGCCACTTGGCTCAACTCTAAATAAGTTAGCAGTCAGGGGCGAAGTTAGTGTAGAGCTCATGGGTTTTTCCGAACCCAGTAGCTCGCATGTATAACTTCGTTAAgctttaaataaataattatataTCGTTTCTATTATGTGGTCATTATTTGAGTGATGAATGACTATCGTTGATTTCTAGTGGTGTGTAACTCATGTCTTTTGTAATTTGGAGACCTTTAAGAAGTGTCACAAGTTCCTCTTGCGTGTTAGTAACGTTGGGTAATTTCTTTTAGTACCCTAGTACAATGTCACCTTTAATCTAATTATAAGCGTCAAATGGGGATCAAGAAATCAAATCCAACcaaaaaccaaatcaaatcaacgAAAAAGAGTCAACTTATGGTTTGATTTTATTTAGTTCGGCATTGAATAAAGAAAAGTTATAACTTGATTAAAAAATAGTACTTATGAttgtattaattaaaaaaaaattaatccagCTCGAACCAAACTGACCTTAGACACAAGCAGATACAtatcttttaaaaagaaagtgtAAATTTTTTAAAGACTTAGTGGTTTCTATACTGGGAATGCTATCTTAGGACTTAGGTTTGGGCTTATATTTTCAAAAATACTCCAACAAGAATATCAGGTCCATGAGCCTGTTTATGTTAACCCATGCAAAATATCAAGTTCTACTAGGCAGTAAGATTGTACATAATTTATTTTAGTATATACATCCTTATTGAATGAGAATAAAATCTTTTTGTATGTATTTGGTATATATTTCGATATCCAATATGGTATTTGGTCAAACTTTTTGAAAAGATTGCTATTCGGTAAGgtatgttaaaaataaataaataatcaaaaTACAGATATTGTACCGAACTTCATATATTCCTACAAACTTGCAATTCACACATATATTTCAAATTATAACATAGATATAAAAGAGCCTAAAACCTTATTTCCTTGATGTTCGAACGTGCTCTCATGCTTTGGTAGATTTGGTTCATTATAAATGTGAAATATTATTTTGGTCCCTCTCTCCATCGAGACATCTTTTATTAAGTGACCTATGTCTAATGAACATCTCGCTTTATTGCGTTCATTAAAAAGAAAGCGCACACAGAAAAGAGTTAGAATAagttaatattttaatatttagtGGTCTTTATCTTACTGTCCGATCACGAAGAAGATTGCCATATTCACATCAAAGTGATAGAATTCAAGCctttttgtttatatatatatatatatatcaaatacgGGACATATCTTGGTTAGAATATAAATCGTAATAAACGATATAAAATATCTGATATAGCCTTCTGTTAGTTCTTGGACAGATCCTGATGTAAATTGTTATGTATAACTTTTATCAATTCAAAATCCGAACCGTAATGCGAAAATCCAAGGTAACCATTAGAATTTCGCCATACCTATTAATTCTCCCTTATGTAGCACTAAAAGGTATGTTTTCCAGCTTTTTCATTCTAAACCCAACTCACTTACCACTTGAATCGGCAAACAGCTGAATCCTACTTGGCATTTATTCTTTTTTAATACGTTAAAAAAGAAtgttatttttttataattaaaaattaaaaaaaaatcttttacatttataaatttcaattttttttttttaagagtttaAATACTAAGTACAAGCCACAGTCCGTCCCTATCATTTTTGTCTTTCCCCTTAGACTTGACTGAGAGCTTTCGGGAGCGTTGAGTTTCTTTCTTCTCCACATCATCATTTATGTTATGACATCAACCTCAGAGATAATATGGTAAGAGCCTTcgctttccttctttcttttacaTTCATATACTACAGTATCAGTGACAgattcaggattttcactcagggtgttcggaaaaataacTGGATCTAAATATACATTGTAATATATGTTCAGAGTGtttaaaagttaatatatgtacatgaacacagaaaatttactCTAAAtatatactactccctccgtttcaatttatatgaactcatttgactgggcacgacatttaagaaagagggaagacttttgaaacttgtgattcaaaataagccttgaaaatttg
Above is a genomic segment from Lycium barbarum isolate Lr01 chromosome 12, ASM1917538v2, whole genome shotgun sequence containing:
- the LOC132621457 gene encoding GDSL esterase/lipase At1g29670-like is translated as MFPLMTSGIWFVLLTISVVFMNLSPLLMVEGEQQVPCLFIMGDSLFDNGNNNNLITNAKANYPPYGIDFPDGPTGRFTNGKNTADFLAELLGFDKYIEPYATVKGVEIFRGVNYASGAAGIRDESGIHLGDRINLNRQLRHHKATISHMSTLLLLGNKTLTKEYLSKCIYIVGMGNNDYINNYLMPQYYLSSKLYKPEKYATILIQQYYKQLKTLYRYGARKVAVFGVGSLGCIPAELDLYGTKDSICVDSINSAVKKFADKFKPMIDDLNSNLPDANFIYINITSIAIGDPTAIGLTNLAEPCCEISPFIAKGQCKYNGSACSDRASHYFWDGFHPTEIPNLVSAQRAYTALLPTDAYPFDISHLAQL